In one window of Camelus dromedarius isolate mCamDro1 chromosome 7, mCamDro1.pat, whole genome shotgun sequence DNA:
- the ANKMY2 gene encoding ankyrin repeat and MYND domain-containing protein 2: MVHIKKGELSQEEKELLEVIAKGTVQEAGTLLASKNVHVNCLDENGMTPLMHAAYKGKLDMCKLLLRHGADVNCHQHEHGYTALMFAALSGNKDITWVMLEAGAETDVVNSVGRTAAQMAAFVGQHDCVTIINNFFPRERLDYYTKPQGLDKEPKLPPKLAGPLHKIITTTNLHPVKIVMLINENPLLAEEAALNKCYKVMDLICEKCMKQRDMNEVLAMKMHYISCIFQKCINFLKDGENKLDSLIKSLLRGRASDGFPVYQEKVIRESIRKFPYCEATLLQQLVRSIAPVEIGSDPTAFSVLTQAITGQVGFVDVEFCTTCGEKGASKRCSVCKMVIYCDQTCQKTHWFAHKKICKNLKDTYEKQQLEAAKEKSEKENNSKLDVNSNCVNEEQPEAEEEAYQEDCNPGDSVEGGKESLQSDAGLGGLQEAPASPQVSEE, translated from the exons gtaCTGTCCAAGAAGCTGGGACACTATTAGCCAGCAAGAATGTTCATGTCAACTGCCTGGAtgag AATGGAATGACTCCTCTAATGCATGCTGCTTATAAAGGGAAACTTGATATGTGCAAATTACTTTTACGACATGGAGCTGATGTAAATTGTCATCAACATGAACATGGATACACAGCCCTCATGTTCGCCGCACTTTCTG GTAATAAGGACATTACGTGGGTGATGTTGGAAGCTGGTGCTGAGACAGATGTTGTCAACTCTGTGGGAAGAACAGCAGCTCAGATGGCAGCCTTTGTGG GTCAACATGATTGTGTGACTATAATCAACAATTTCTTTCCCCGAGAGAGACTGGATTATTACACTAAACCCCAGGGACTGGATAAAGAGCCAAAACTGCCCCCAAAGTTGGCAGGCCCACTGCACAAAATTATCACCACAACAAATCTTCATCCTGTCAAG ATCGTGATGCTTATAAATGAAAATCCTCTGCTGGCAGAAGAAGCAGCTCTGAATAAATGCTACAAGGTGATGGATCTGATTTGTGAGAAATGTATGAAGCAAAGAGACATGAATGAAGTACTGGCTATGAAAATGCATTACATCAGCTGTATCTTTCAGAAATGCATTAACTTCTTAAAAGATGGAGAGAATAAACTGGACAGTCTAATCAAAAG CTTGTTAAGAGGCCGAGCTTCTGATGGCTTTCCAGTATATCAAGAAAAGGTCATTAGAGAAAGTATCAGAAAATTTCCTTACTGTGAAGCTACTCTCCTCCAGCAGCTGGTGCGAAGCATTGCTCCTGTTGAAATT GGTTCTGATCCCACTGCATTCTCTGTACTTACCCAAGCCATCACTGGTCAGGTGGGTTtcgtggatgttgaattttgcaCTACCTGCGGAGAAAAGGGAGCAAGCAAAAGATGCTCAGTGTGCAAAATG GTAATATATTGTGATCAGACCTGCCAGAAAACACACTGGTTTGCACATAAGAAAATCTGCAAGAATCTCAAGGACACTTATGAGAAGCAACAGTTGGAGGCTGCcaaagaaaagagtgaaaaggaaaaca atAGCAAACTTGACGTCAATTCGAATTGTGTTAATGAGGAGCAGCCAGAGGCTGAAGAGGAAGCCTACCAGGAGGATTGCAATCCTGGAGATTCTGTGGAAGGGGGCAAAGAGTCTCTTCAGAGCGATGCTGGGCTGGGAGGCTTACAGGAGGCTCCTGCCAGTCCACAGGTATCTGAGGAGTAA